The proteins below are encoded in one region of Sphingobium yanoikuyae:
- a CDS encoding amidohydrolase family protein — translation MQLEDMIIVSVDDHAVESPEAFVRHYPADKKPRAPKIIDKDGKDVWLWDGKIYPTIGLNAVVGRPRSEYGMEPTRFEQLRPGCFDPKARVDDMNVNGVLGSLNFPTMPGFAGGTFIANPNREEALLAIRAWNDWHVLEWCEIGKHRLIPMIILPLWDMDLTIAEMRRMSKYGVHNIAFPDNPARGGLPSIHNDYWTSFWKECCDLKMLLNCHIGTGSRAEHASDETPIDAWITTMPMAIANSAADWLFGRFWKDFPDLRMALSEGGIGWIPYFLERADFTNEHHHEWTFTDFANGERPSDVFKRHIVTCFIDDQFGLKSMEYMNPDMVCYEADYPHSDTLWPNCPEHLWLSVQGLSDGVINKVTHENAMRVMNFNPIEALGGRQNCTVGHLRELGKDVDVSPRQGLGGLKTDSMHTVGDARRPVTSGEIMAMFAAA, via the coding sequence ATGCAACTGGAAGACATGATCATCGTCAGCGTTGACGATCACGCCGTCGAATCCCCGGAAGCCTTCGTCCGCCACTATCCGGCGGACAAGAAGCCCCGCGCACCCAAGATTATCGATAAGGACGGCAAGGACGTATGGCTGTGGGATGGGAAGATCTACCCGACCATAGGCCTCAACGCCGTCGTCGGTCGTCCGCGCAGCGAATATGGCATGGAGCCGACGCGCTTCGAGCAACTGCGCCCCGGCTGCTTCGATCCCAAGGCGCGGGTCGACGACATGAACGTCAATGGCGTGCTGGGGTCGCTCAACTTCCCTACCATGCCGGGCTTTGCCGGCGGCACCTTCATCGCCAACCCGAACCGTGAAGAGGCTTTGCTCGCCATTCGGGCGTGGAACGACTGGCATGTGCTGGAATGGTGCGAAATCGGCAAGCATCGTCTGATCCCGATGATTATCCTGCCGCTTTGGGACATGGACCTTACCATCGCCGAAATGCGCCGGATGTCAAAATATGGCGTCCACAATATCGCCTTCCCGGACAATCCCGCGCGCGGCGGACTGCCCAGCATTCATAACGACTATTGGACGTCGTTCTGGAAGGAATGCTGCGACCTCAAGATGCTGCTCAACTGCCATATCGGCACTGGCAGCCGCGCGGAACATGCCTCTGACGAGACGCCGATCGACGCCTGGATCACGACCATGCCGATGGCGATCGCCAATTCCGCGGCGGACTGGTTGTTCGGCCGCTTCTGGAAGGATTTTCCGGACTTGCGCATGGCCCTGTCGGAAGGGGGCATCGGCTGGATTCCCTATTTCCTGGAACGGGCCGACTTCACCAATGAACATCATCATGAGTGGACCTTTACCGACTTCGCCAATGGCGAACGCCCGTCGGACGTGTTCAAACGCCATATCGTCACCTGCTTCATCGACGACCAGTTCGGACTGAAGAGCATGGAATATATGAACCCGGATATGGTTTGCTATGAAGCAGACTATCCACATTCCGACACTTTGTGGCCCAACTGCCCGGAACATCTATGGCTGTCGGTTCAAGGTCTTAGCGACGGGGTGATTAACAAGGTCACGCACGAAAATGCCATGCGGGTGATGAATTTCAACCCGATTGAGGCGCTGGGCGGCCGCCAGAACTGCACCGTCGGGCATCTGCGCGAATTGGGTAAGGACGTCGATGTCAGCCCGCGCCAGGGGCTGGGTGGGTTGAAGACGGACAGTATGCACACCGTCGGCGATGCCCGCCGTCCGGTCACGTCGGGCGAGATCATGGCGATGTTCGCTGCGGCCTGA
- a CDS encoding enoyl-CoA hydratase/isomerase family protein yields MEYETIIVTKTDHVATVTINRPEALNSFTKRMLEEFDYLWKDISADDDVHCVVLRAAKGRAFSTGVDVKDSQTPEGKIMHDNIWTAQDPGDFLGPKANRCWKPVVCAVHGMAAGGAFYWINESDIIICSDEATFFDPHVTYGMTSALEPIGATYRMPLGDVLRMALLGNDERIGAETAKRIGLVSEVVTLERLWERADELGRQIAAKPPAATQGTVRAIWESLDQTRTGALQTGLKYCFLGNPIGTAQVDRWAIMNNAKKWEIR; encoded by the coding sequence ATGGAATATGAAACTATCATCGTCACAAAGACCGATCATGTGGCCACCGTCACGATCAACCGACCCGAAGCGCTGAACTCCTTTACCAAACGGATGCTGGAAGAGTTCGACTATCTGTGGAAGGATATATCGGCCGACGATGATGTCCATTGCGTCGTGCTGCGGGCAGCGAAGGGGCGGGCTTTCTCGACGGGCGTGGACGTCAAGGACAGCCAGACGCCCGAAGGCAAGATCATGCACGACAATATCTGGACCGCGCAGGATCCTGGTGACTTCCTGGGCCCCAAGGCCAATCGCTGCTGGAAGCCAGTGGTCTGCGCCGTGCACGGCATGGCTGCGGGCGGCGCCTTCTACTGGATCAACGAGAGCGACATCATCATCTGCTCGGACGAAGCGACCTTCTTTGACCCCCATGTCACCTATGGCATGACGTCGGCGCTGGAACCCATCGGTGCGACCTATCGGATGCCATTGGGCGACGTACTGCGCATGGCCCTCCTCGGCAATGACGAGCGGATCGGCGCGGAGACCGCCAAGCGGATCGGATTGGTGAGCGAAGTCGTCACCCTGGAGCGGCTTTGGGAGCGGGCTGACGAACTGGGGCGGCAGATCGCAGCCAAGCCGCCCGCTGCCACGCAGGGCACAGTGCGTGCGATCTGGGAGTCGCTGGACCAGACCCGTACCGGCGCGCTCCAGACGGGTCTCAAATATTGTTTTCTCGGCAACCCCATCGGGACCGCGCAGGTCGATCGCTGGGCAATCATGAACAATGCCAAGAAGTGGGAAATTCGCTGA
- a CDS encoding acyl-CoA dehydrogenase family protein yields the protein MDLSYGEGAETFRREVRSFLKGAWQPGERRKDELKAFIRDFRTKATDAGYLYRAIPKQYGGSEQPADVVKAQVIREEFARARAPMEIGGNGMSMLVPTLLEKGTPEQKDMFIRQTMSGDMMWGQGYSEPATGSDLASVRTRAELVGDEWVINGQKIWTSQGDRATHMFGLFRTEPNASKHGGISYLMLDLNQPGVTRRPIRQMTGEAGFYEFFFDNARTPASWIVGERGDGWNVSRTTLKHERASIGSADALGGTFRKLVELAQEMEIDGQPAIKDAKVRDALTKIEGWVMAHRYSSFRLFSLAAAQEQPGLVGLMMKLLLTETGHEMALLAQELIGDHALIEPASAGTRGRGPEKWLDQIMGTLGNSIAGGTTNIQRNIIAERGLGLPRDLAMEADK from the coding sequence ATGGATTTGAGCTATGGGGAAGGCGCCGAGACCTTTCGCCGGGAGGTGCGCAGCTTCCTGAAAGGCGCATGGCAGCCAGGCGAACGGCGCAAGGATGAGTTGAAGGCCTTCATCCGCGATTTCCGGACCAAGGCGACGGACGCGGGCTATCTCTATCGCGCGATTCCAAAACAATATGGCGGGTCGGAGCAGCCGGCCGACGTGGTCAAGGCGCAGGTCATCCGCGAAGAGTTCGCCCGCGCCCGTGCTCCGATGGAGATTGGCGGCAACGGCATGTCGATGCTGGTCCCAACCTTGCTGGAAAAGGGCACGCCCGAGCAGAAGGACATGTTCATCCGTCAGACGATGTCCGGCGACATGATGTGGGGGCAGGGCTATTCCGAGCCCGCCACCGGGTCCGACCTGGCGTCGGTCCGCACGCGGGCCGAACTGGTCGGTGACGAATGGGTCATCAACGGGCAGAAGATCTGGACGAGCCAGGGCGACCGCGCGACTCACATGTTCGGCCTGTTTCGCACGGAGCCCAACGCGTCCAAGCATGGCGGCATTTCCTATCTGATGCTGGACTTGAATCAGCCCGGCGTCACCCGCCGGCCGATCCGCCAGATGACGGGCGAGGCGGGCTTCTACGAATTTTTCTTCGACAATGCCCGGACCCCGGCGAGTTGGATCGTTGGCGAGCGGGGCGATGGTTGGAATGTCTCGCGCACCACGCTCAAACATGAGCGCGCGTCCATCGGCTCGGCTGATGCGCTGGGTGGCACCTTCCGCAAGCTGGTCGAGCTGGCGCAGGAGATGGAGATTGACGGCCAGCCTGCGATCAAGGACGCGAAGGTGCGTGATGCGCTGACGAAGATCGAAGGCTGGGTGATGGCGCACCGCTATTCCAGCTTTCGTCTGTTCAGTCTTGCCGCCGCGCAGGAACAACCCGGCCTCGTCGGCCTCATGATGAAGTTGCTGCTGACTGAAACCGGGCATGAGATGGCGCTGCTGGCGCAGGAGCTGATCGGTGATCATGCGCTGATCGAACCCGCTTCTGCGGGCACCCGTGGCCGTGGCCCGGAAAAATGGCTGGACCAGATCATGGGCACGCTTGGCAATTCCATTGCCGGCGGCACAACCAATATTCAACGCAACATCATCGCGGAGCGTGGCCTTGGCCTGCCGCGCGACCTGGCCATGGAGGCGGACAAGTGA
- a CDS encoding SDR family oxidoreductase: protein MGNSLSASTDRSGRVAGKKALVTGGAQGLGAASAWMLARHGAKVAIADLNLSGAAALADAINVELGTGTACAFFLDVTDEEGWRPVIDAAAAAMGGLSVLVNNAGIAPMGTIEDMPTDLWDRTMAINVDSVFFGSRAALRVMRDHMPGSIVNISSIAGMIASANFVGYNTSKAAVWMLSKSIALYCAREGLDIRCNSVHPTFVNTPLLDGIGRGTQEERLAKLARQIPIGRVGEPDDVAYAVLYLASDESRMMTGAELKLDGGISAM from the coding sequence GTGGGAAATTCGCTGAGCGCGTCGACCGACAGATCGGGGCGTGTCGCCGGCAAAAAGGCACTGGTCACCGGCGGTGCGCAAGGCCTGGGCGCGGCGAGCGCCTGGATGCTCGCGCGCCATGGTGCCAAGGTCGCAATCGCTGACCTGAACCTGTCCGGCGCCGCCGCCCTGGCGGACGCGATCAATGTGGAACTGGGCACCGGCACAGCCTGCGCCTTCTTCCTCGACGTCACGGACGAGGAAGGGTGGCGACCGGTCATCGACGCGGCGGCGGCGGCGATGGGCGGCCTGTCAGTACTGGTCAACAACGCCGGCATCGCGCCCATGGGCACGATCGAGGATATGCCGACCGACCTTTGGGACCGGACCATGGCGATTAATGTCGACAGCGTCTTCTTCGGCAGTCGCGCCGCACTGCGCGTGATGCGTGACCATATGCCCGGATCGATCGTCAATATCTCGTCGATCGCGGGGATGATCGCGAGCGCCAACTTCGTAGGCTACAATACGTCCAAGGCGGCCGTGTGGATGCTCAGCAAATCCATTGCCCTCTACTGTGCACGCGAAGGCCTCGATATACGGTGCAACTCAGTGCACCCTACCTTTGTCAACACGCCGTTGCTGGACGGCATCGGGCGTGGGACGCAGGAAGAGCGGCTCGCCAAGCTCGCGCGGCAGATCCCGATTGGTCGTGTCGGGGAACCCGATGATGTCGCCTATGCCGTCCTCTATCTCGCGTCCGACGAAAGCCGGATGATGACGGGCGCCGAACTCAAGCTGGATGGCGGCATTTCGGCGATGTGA
- a CDS encoding Zn-ribbon domain-containing OB-fold protein, whose amino-acid sequence MSQLQAAEPAPRMLDMLPQTYRSFWTGGQDGVLHLLRNRQTGRFVHPFWPVADNDPLLESVPVSGRGTVFTYTVNHQAYNPAVQPPYVIAIVQLEEQEDLRIATNIVNCDPQDVTIGMAVQVRFEQQGGLFVPVFAPA is encoded by the coding sequence ATGAGTCAGTTACAGGCTGCCGAGCCCGCGCCCAGGATGCTGGACATGTTACCCCAAACCTATCGCAGCTTCTGGACTGGCGGGCAGGACGGTGTGCTCCACCTGTTGCGCAATCGCCAGACCGGCCGTTTCGTCCACCCCTTCTGGCCAGTGGCAGACAATGACCCGCTGCTGGAAAGCGTGCCCGTGAGCGGTCGCGGGACGGTCTTTACCTACACCGTCAACCATCAGGCTTATAATCCTGCGGTCCAGCCGCCCTACGTGATCGCCATCGTGCAGTTGGAGGAACAGGAGGATCTGCGGATCGCCACCAACATCGTGAACTGCGATCCGCAGGATGTCACGATCGGTATGGCGGTGCAGGTGCGGTTCGAGCAGCAGGGCGGCCTGTTCGTGCCCGTGTTCGCACCGGCCTGA
- a CDS encoding HpcH/HpaI aldolase/citrate lyase family protein: protein MAASLLPMRSWLFVPGDDDRKMAKAVDSAADIVLFDLEDAVATEKKAIARQTVCAVLKTRADGHERLWVRVNPLDGPYTLDDLVAIMPERPGGIMLPKVHGRQDVERLDHYLSALEAVNGIAPGSTPVIALVTETAQAMFHTGDYKGAPRVVALTWGSEDLADSLGATTNRNSDGSYGFTYELARSLCLLGVAAAGVTAIDTIQSDFRDLDGLKMRAESVRREGYRGMLAIHPAQVDVINAAFSPTDAEIAEAQAIVDLFSASPGTGAIGYRGGMLDRPFLSRAQKLLEQAGLR from the coding sequence ATGGCTGCGTCCCTTTTGCCGATGCGGTCCTGGCTATTCGTGCCGGGCGATGATGATCGCAAAATGGCTAAGGCGGTGGACAGTGCGGCCGACATCGTCCTGTTCGACCTGGAAGATGCTGTCGCGACCGAAAAAAAGGCTATCGCTCGTCAAACTGTTTGCGCCGTTCTGAAGACGCGGGCGGACGGGCACGAAAGATTGTGGGTCCGGGTCAATCCGCTGGATGGACCTTATACACTTGATGATCTGGTTGCGATCATGCCCGAACGGCCCGGCGGGATCATGCTGCCCAAGGTTCACGGACGGCAGGATGTGGAAAGGCTGGACCATTATCTCTCTGCGTTGGAGGCGGTGAATGGCATCGCGCCGGGATCGACCCCGGTGATCGCGCTGGTGACTGAAACTGCCCAAGCGATGTTCCATACCGGCGACTATAAGGGGGCGCCGCGTGTCGTGGCGCTGACATGGGGCAGTGAGGATCTGGCTGATTCGCTCGGCGCGACCACGAATCGAAATTCCGACGGCAGCTATGGTTTTACCTATGAACTGGCGCGGTCCTTATGTCTTTTGGGCGTGGCTGCGGCTGGGGTGACGGCGATAGATACGATACAGAGCGATTTTCGCGATCTTGACGGCCTGAAGATGCGGGCGGAAAGTGTGCGACGCGAAGGGTATCGAGGCATGTTGGCGATCCATCCTGCACAGGTGGATGTGATCAACGCAGCGTTCAGCCCAACAGACGCGGAAATCGCGGAAGCGCAAGCGATCGTTGATCTTTTCTCTGCCAGTCCGGGCACCGGCGCCATAGGTTACAGGGGCGGGATGCTCGACCGGCCCTTTCTGTCGCGCGCTCAGAAATTGCTTGAACAGGCCGGCCTTCGCTGA
- a CDS encoding Zn-ribbon domain-containing OB-fold protein has translation MTDKILRPLPATDRDTLPFWTGGKDGRLLIERCNDCHHLIHPPTGFCPQCEGRDTAPHAVSGRATIESFTVNHKQWMPGLTVPYVLALVALEESPEVRLATNIVGCAPHEVEINMPVTVRFEQVDDLWVPLFAPISASVEHDA, from the coding sequence ATGACCGATAAGATCCTCCGTCCGCTGCCCGCGACCGATCGCGACACCCTGCCCTTCTGGACCGGCGGGAAGGATGGCAGGCTGCTGATCGAACGATGTAATGATTGCCATCATCTCATTCATCCGCCGACCGGCTTCTGCCCCCAATGCGAAGGGCGCGATACGGCGCCCCATGCGGTGTCCGGGCGCGCCACGATCGAGAGCTTCACGGTCAATCACAAGCAATGGATGCCCGGCCTCACCGTGCCCTATGTGCTGGCGCTCGTCGCGCTGGAGGAAAGTCCCGAGGTACGACTCGCCACCAATATCGTCGGTTGTGCGCCGCACGAGGTGGAGATCAACATGCCGGTCACGGTGCGCTTCGAGCAGGTGGATGATCTTTGGGTGCCGCTATTTGCGCCCATATCCGCTTCGGTGGAGCATGACGCATGA
- a CDS encoding enoyl-CoA hydratase-related protein has translation MDEAQAPEVLVDNEGGVRIITLNRPDKLNALADGIMTLLADATADAARDPTVGCVVVTGAGRGFCAGGDLKGGGHKPLPANNDVGGRVEQGFARLRGYMETSRLLHEMPKPTIAMVNGPVAGAGIGIAGACDLRFAGRSATFLSAFDRIGAGGDFGSSYFWTKIVGSGVAREIFFLGEKYDAESALAKGIYTRLFDDAVLRAETLKAAHRLANGPRMGYRYMKSNLNIAEDSAFETALDHEALNMGLSTTVTAQIYKAMQEAKGA, from the coding sequence ATGGACGAAGCACAGGCCCCCGAGGTGCTGGTGGATAATGAGGGCGGCGTTCGCATCATCACGTTGAACCGGCCCGACAAACTCAATGCGCTCGCCGACGGCATCATGACCTTGCTGGCCGACGCGACCGCCGATGCGGCGCGCGATCCCACGGTGGGCTGTGTGGTCGTAACGGGGGCGGGGCGCGGCTTCTGCGCAGGAGGCGATCTCAAGGGGGGCGGGCACAAGCCGCTTCCCGCGAACAATGATGTGGGCGGCCGCGTGGAGCAGGGGTTCGCCCGCCTGCGCGGTTACATGGAAACCTCCCGCCTGCTGCATGAAATGCCCAAGCCGACGATCGCGATGGTGAACGGCCCGGTGGCAGGCGCGGGGATCGGCATCGCCGGGGCTTGCGATTTGCGGTTCGCCGGCCGATCGGCCACCTTCCTGTCTGCATTCGACCGGATCGGCGCCGGTGGCGATTTCGGCTCCAGCTATTTCTGGACCAAGATAGTGGGTTCGGGCGTCGCGCGTGAAATCTTTTTCCTGGGCGAGAAATATGACGCCGAATCCGCGCTGGCCAAGGGCATCTACACCCGTCTCTTCGACGATGCCGTGCTGCGTGCGGAAACGCTCAAGGCGGCGCACCGTCTCGCCAACGGTCCGCGCATGGGGTATCGGTACATGAAGTCGAACCTCAATATCGCCGAGGACAGCGCGTTCGAAACCGCGCTGGATCATGAGGCTCTGAACATGGGGCTGTCTACCACCGTCACGGCGCAGATCTATAAGGCGATGCAGGAGGCAAAGGGCGCCTGA
- a CDS encoding FadR/GntR family transcriptional regulator: MTTDQAPPAAGPIRVPKTSEVVADHIRKRIVRGELKEGDFLPPEGQLMVTLGISRPTLREAFRILEAEMLISVGRGSRTGARVHAPRVESVSRYAGFVLQSQGTTVGDIYEARLAIEPYIARRLAEKPPKDVVGRLTSEIDRLQAMVEEARYVDFMIGLAEFHRILVELGGNQTLLFLTTILHGVVARYQVEHLERRAVSDEIQRKRSLGGIRSFRKLVALIEAGDGDKAEAHWRLHVINANKSWLEPDQADSLIEVLD, from the coding sequence ATGACAACTGACCAGGCGCCGCCGGCAGCCGGGCCTATTCGCGTGCCCAAGACATCCGAAGTTGTTGCTGATCATATTCGCAAGCGCATTGTGCGCGGCGAGCTGAAGGAGGGCGATTTTCTACCGCCCGAAGGCCAATTGATGGTGACGCTGGGTATATCCCGCCCCACGTTGCGAGAGGCGTTTCGCATCCTTGAAGCCGAAATGCTCATCAGCGTCGGTCGCGGGTCGCGTACCGGTGCCCGGGTTCATGCGCCGCGCGTCGAAAGCGTGTCGCGTTACGCAGGATTCGTTTTGCAGTCCCAGGGTACGACCGTCGGCGACATCTACGAGGCGCGGCTCGCGATTGAGCCTTATATTGCACGGCGCCTGGCGGAAAAGCCGCCCAAGGATGTCGTCGGCCGACTGACGAGTGAAATCGATCGTTTGCAGGCGATGGTCGAGGAAGCCCGCTATGTCGATTTCATGATCGGTCTGGCTGAGTTCCATCGTATTCTGGTCGAGTTGGGGGGCAATCAGACGCTGCTGTTCCTCACGACCATCCTGCATGGCGTGGTGGCCCGGTATCAGGTCGAGCATCTCGAGAGGCGCGCCGTTTCGGACGAGATCCAGCGCAAGCGATCGCTGGGCGGTATTCGGTCCTTCCGCAAGCTGGTGGCGCTGATCGAAGCAGGCGATGGCGACAAAGCGGAAGCGCATTGGCGTCTGCATGTTATCAATGCAAACAAGTCCTGGCTGGAGCCTGACCAAGCCGACAGCCTGATCGAAGTGTTGGATTAG
- a CDS encoding acyl-CoA dehydrogenase family protein translates to MRFHPTEEQLAIQDALKGTLEDAMPRERLEKIVNGGGDFDRESWNALMALGLGGLALPESVGGAGLGLVDLAMGIEVLGQGGVVGPVLQHCLAGLALNLADDADARETWLGKIASGETVATVAFGGNWLPDSWAVTVAGGKASGVIGFVPGADAADLILVGTQGGGLALIEKGAGVVVEAVQSADRTRRLSAVTFDGAPASVLFEPGDARIARIFDAALVLTSADALGGAQYCLDLSVAYAKEREQFGVAIGRFQALKHQLAQMALEVEPARALMWYAAYAWDSQQDDAARAAAMAKAHIADRYVSVARAAVAAHGGIGYTWEYSLNTWFRRSLFDRAYLGSPTVHRARAADLAGW, encoded by the coding sequence GTGAGGTTCCATCCGACCGAAGAGCAACTGGCGATCCAGGACGCGCTCAAGGGCACGCTGGAGGATGCGATGCCGCGCGAACGACTTGAAAAGATCGTCAATGGCGGCGGCGATTTCGATCGCGAGAGCTGGAACGCATTGATGGCGCTGGGCCTTGGAGGCCTCGCTTTGCCCGAAAGCGTGGGCGGCGCGGGGCTGGGCCTGGTCGATCTCGCCATGGGCATCGAAGTTTTGGGCCAGGGCGGTGTGGTAGGCCCCGTTCTTCAGCATTGCCTCGCGGGGCTGGCGCTCAATCTGGCCGATGACGCGGACGCCAGGGAGACCTGGCTCGGCAAGATCGCCAGTGGCGAAACCGTAGCGACCGTGGCGTTCGGCGGCAATTGGCTGCCCGACAGCTGGGCCGTGACAGTGGCGGGCGGCAAGGCGAGCGGCGTTATCGGTTTCGTGCCCGGCGCGGATGCGGCGGATCTGATCCTGGTTGGCACGCAGGGCGGCGGGCTGGCGCTGATCGAAAAGGGTGCCGGAGTCGTCGTGGAGGCCGTGCAGTCCGCTGATCGCACGCGCCGACTGTCCGCCGTGACGTTCGACGGCGCGCCTGCTTCCGTCCTGTTCGAACCCGGAGATGCGCGCATTGCGCGCATTTTCGATGCGGCCCTGGTGCTGACCTCGGCCGACGCGCTCGGCGGCGCGCAATATTGCCTCGACCTGTCCGTTGCCTATGCAAAGGAACGTGAACAGTTCGGTGTCGCGATCGGCCGCTTTCAGGCGCTCAAGCACCAGTTGGCGCAGATGGCGCTGGAGGTCGAGCCTGCCCGCGCCCTGATGTGGTATGCCGCTTATGCCTGGGATAGCCAGCAGGACGATGCCGCACGCGCGGCGGCGATGGCCAAGGCGCATATCGCCGATCGCTACGTGTCCGTGGCCCGCGCCGCGGTGGCGGCGCATGGCGGCATCGGCTATACGTGGGAATATAGCCTCAACACTTGGTTCCGCCGCTCGCTCTTCGATCGCGCTTATCTGGGCAGTCCCACCGTGCATCGCGCGCGAGCGGCCGATCTGGCGGGCTGGTGA
- a CDS encoding thiolase family protein → MTAYAEKETAITGIGQSKISRGADKSALGLTIDAALEAIADAGLTRAHIDGMATWPGDRADGSGFSDVGIPALQDALRLKLGWYSNAAETSGQFGALFNAIGAIASGLCRHILIFRTMYEATARKAGFANALNRPGDRVRGPFAWYAPYHTYAAAAQQALMFQRYVHESGIKPEQVAQIAINGRRNASRNPAAIYRTPIDMDDYFASPIISTPLRLFDCDVPIDGSTAIILSHIDAARDGPHPVTHIEAIGSSMQYRNSWTQLDALATQAQPKVAQMMWNRTDLKPADVDVAELYDGFSFHTINWLENFGFCGRYEAGDFIGDGSRIALEGDLPINTNGGALSAGRMHAYGQVHEACVQLRGLGGNRQVNGTPRVTALSTAGGPLAGCFLLVRAN, encoded by the coding sequence ATGACCGCCTATGCCGAAAAAGAGACTGCGATTACAGGAATCGGGCAGTCGAAAATATCGCGCGGGGCGGACAAGTCTGCGCTTGGCCTGACGATCGACGCGGCTCTGGAGGCGATCGCGGACGCAGGCCTGACCCGCGCCCACATAGACGGCATGGCTACCTGGCCAGGGGACCGGGCGGATGGATCGGGCTTTTCCGATGTCGGCATTCCAGCCTTGCAGGATGCGCTGCGGCTCAAGCTGGGCTGGTATTCCAACGCTGCCGAAACGTCGGGGCAGTTCGGCGCGCTGTTCAACGCGATCGGCGCGATCGCATCCGGACTATGCCGCCACATACTCATATTCCGCACCATGTATGAAGCAACCGCGCGCAAGGCGGGTTTTGCCAACGCGCTGAATAGGCCTGGCGATCGAGTGCGCGGCCCCTTCGCCTGGTATGCGCCCTATCACACCTATGCCGCCGCGGCCCAGCAGGCGCTCATGTTTCAGCGTTACGTCCATGAATCGGGTATCAAGCCCGAGCAGGTCGCACAGATCGCGATCAACGGCCGGCGCAATGCGAGCCGCAATCCTGCGGCCATCTATCGTACGCCGATCGACATGGATGATTATTTCGCCTCTCCGATCATCTCCACGCCGTTGCGCTTGTTCGACTGCGACGTCCCGATCGACGGTTCGACGGCCATAATCCTGAGTCACATCGACGCGGCGCGCGACGGGCCACATCCCGTTACCCATATAGAAGCGATCGGCAGTTCCATGCAGTATCGCAACAGCTGGACCCAACTCGACGCACTCGCCACCCAGGCCCAGCCCAAAGTGGCGCAAATGATGTGGAACCGCACCGACCTCAAGCCCGCCGACGTCGACGTCGCTGAACTTTACGACGGATTCAGCTTCCATACTATCAACTGGTTGGAAAATTTCGGCTTTTGCGGTCGGTATGAAGCGGGTGACTTCATCGGCGACGGCAGCCGCATCGCGCTCGAGGGCGATCTCCCGATCAACACCAACGGCGGCGCGCTGTCCGCCGGACGGATGCACGCCTATGGGCAGGTGCATGAAGCGTGCGTGCAGTTGCGAGGACTGGGTGGCAACCGACAGGTCAATGGCACGCCACGCGTCACAGCGCTATCAACCGCTGGCGGGCCTCTGGCGGGATGTTTCCTGTTGGTGCGTGCCAATTGA